One Vigna unguiculata cultivar IT97K-499-35 chromosome 7, ASM411807v1, whole genome shotgun sequence genomic region harbors:
- the LOC114191919 gene encoding uncharacterized protein LOC114191919 yields the protein MAKMSEKVSTEERLARLRNAYERSEIGSKAKIQRVAPHLVGDGRMHYEKHFTPKLMSLGPIHYGAPKLQLGEEYKQMWASMYLSSTDKTPEFLLGEIAQNVEALKELFAPDLFTGNHLFWNYSEQGFNSLEEMISWTLLVDGCALLRILEYAQPERPEKMNVKDEQLSPVLQDVLLLENQLPYPLLKLLWRGTNMELIQTMKQFLMLYEWATANKERIEFEAPTHLLDLHRSMILYDNPPKYTTYVKTEDIPPQKTQYYNSTEEFWITYRNITELKAAGVEVKASKTRNVKDVTFSLGRFRSELTLPEMIVDENTASFTLNLIAYETCPDFANFEFCNHISFLNSFIDTPDDVKALRSAGVLINSLGSDKDVMNLFTTINSNLVPNMKKYAHVMFQIEKHYRHKSLPTWIALAYNTYFSNPWTIIALFAALLGLILTFIQTWCTLHPPK from the exons ATGGCTAAGATGTCAGAAAAAGTAAGCACTGAAGAGAGGTTGGCGCGGCTCAGAAACGCCTACGAAAGATCAGAAATAGGTTCGAAGGCTAAGATACAACGCGTAGCACCTCATCTTGTGGGAGATGGAAGAATGCATTACGAGAAGCACTTCACGCCAAAGCTCATGTCTCTGGGTCCCATCCATTACGGTGCTCCCAAACTGCAGCTAGGAGAAGAGTACAAGCAAATGTGGGCATCAATGTACCTCAGCTCCACCGACAAAACCCCGGAGTTTCTGCTCGGAGAGATTGCACAAAATGTTGAAGCTCTGAAAGAGCTGTTTGCGCCGGATCTTTTCACCGGAAACCATCTTTTTTGGAACTATTCCGAGCAAGGGTTCAACAGCTTGGAGGAAATGATAAGCTGGACGCTGTTGGTGGATGGTTGTGCCCTGCTACGAATCCTGGAATACGCGCAACCTGAGCGACCAGAGAAAATGAATGTGAAGGATGAGCAACTGAGTCCGGTGTTGCAGGATGTTCTGTTGTTGGAGAACCAGCTTCCGTACCCATTGCTCAAACTTTTATGGAGAGGAACCAACATGGAGTTGATCCAAACCATGAAACAATTTCTTATGCTTTATGAATGGGCCACTGCAAATAAAGAGAGGATCGAATTCGAAGCACCCACTCATCTTCTCGATCTTCACCGCTCCATGATCTTGTATGACAACCCTCCAAAATATACAACATATGTTAAAACTGAAGACATCCCTCCACAAAAGACACAGTATTACAATTCAACTGAAGAATTCTGGATAACATATAG AAACATAACGGAGTTGAAAGCGGCAGGGGTTGAAGTGAAAGCGAGCAAGACACGTAACGTAAAAGACGTAACTTTCTCCCTTGGAAGGTTCCGTTCGGAATTGACGCTCCCGGAGATGATTGTGGATGAGAACACAGCTAGTTTTACACTGAACTTAATAGCGTACGAGACGTGTCCAGATTTCGCGAATTTCGAATTTTGTAATCACATATCGTTCTTGAACTCCTTCATAGACACCCCTGATGATGTGAAAGCGCTGAGATCAGCAGGAGTTCTGATTAACTCTCTAGGGAGTGACAAAGATGTTATGAACCTCTTCACTACCATAAACAGTAACTTGGTGCCTAACATGAAGAAGTATGCTCATGTCATGTTTCAAATTGAGAAGCATTATCGGCATAAATCTTTGCCAACTTGGATAGCCCTTGCCTATAACACCTACTTCAGCAACCCTTGGACCATCATTGCCTTATTTGCTGCACTTCTGGGTCTTATCCTCACTTTTATCCAAACCTGGTGTACCCTTCACCCACCAAAATAG